The Vicia villosa cultivar HV-30 ecotype Madison, WI linkage group LG1, Vvil1.0, whole genome shotgun sequence genome includes a region encoding these proteins:
- the LOC131649616 gene encoding uncharacterized protein LOC131649616 has protein sequence MDALNFFKFWRNNTPTTTTTSNITVPHLVVETDTESDEDDSFFDLELTINDDPPLKTTNITTFETAVNVVPHKTTVPLSPNEPISKRKVLPIEPTTKPQSPISLLKSAPSFRIFTFRKQRTPSEKTEHEQTQKKQTKVFAVKVNTEDFHSTPSLSRDNSTRSFASKARNQGTEEPKTERVSKEILLRYLKLIKPLYVKVSKRYSEKVKFPGDRVTVMASPSSSPVVQTIFIHEVLHSSHFVHSPNSLIKPKTQQPNSPTNSLLSLHFLSLDFPMDALNFFKFWRNNTPTTTTTSNITVPHLVVETDTESDEDDSFFDLELTINDDPPLKTTNITTYETAVNVVPHKTKVPLSSNEPISKRKVLPIEPITKPQSPISLLKSAPSFRIFTFRKQRTASEKTEHEETQKKQAKVFAVKVNMEDLHSTPSLSRDNSTRSFASKARSQGTDEPKTERVSKEILLRYLKLIKPLYVKVSKRYSEKVKFPGDRVTVMGSPSSSPVVQKQGNFPAGMRVVSKHFGKSRSSGTVVGVGSPAKRSDDTLLQQHDGIQSAILHCKKSFNSRDCSMGVAEDKSMCSTRSSFEDEV, from the exons ATGGACGCTCTTAACTTCTTCAAGTTCTGGAGAAACAACaccccaacaacaacaacaacctcaaaCATCACTGTTCCTCATCTTGTGGTCGAAACCGACACTGAATCAGACGAAGACGACTCCTTCTTTGATTTAGAACTCACCATCAACGATGacccacctctcaaaacaactaACATTACTACCTTCGAAACCGCAGTTAATGTTGTTCCACATAAAACAACGGTTCCTCTGTCTCCGAACGAACCCATTTCCAAAAGAAAAGTGCTTCCAATTGAACCTACTACGAAACCTCAATCACCTATTTCTCTTCTGAAATCAGCACCGAGTTTCAGAATCTTTACATTCAGAAAACAAAGAACGCCTTCTGAAAAAACAGAACACGAACAGACACAGAAGAAACAAACCAAAGTCTTTGCTGTGAAAGTTAACACGGAGGATTTTCATTCTACTCCTTCTCTTAGCAGAGACAACAGCACGAGAAGCTTTGCAAGCAAAGCTCGGAATCAAGGAACTGAAGAACCCAAAACAGAACGCGTTTCGAAAGAGATTTTGCTGAGATATTTGAAGTTGATTAAGCCTTTGTATGTTAAGGTTTCGAAAAGGTACAGTGAGAAGGTGAAATTTCCCGGCGATCGGGTGACTGTGATGGCTTCTCCGTCGTCTTCACCGGTTGTTCAGACTATTTTTATACATGAAGTTTTA CACTCCTCTCATTTTGTTCATTCACCTAACTCTCTTATAAAACCCAAAACTCAACAACCAAATTCACCAACTAACTCTCTACTCTCtcttcactttctctctctaGACTTTCCCATGGACGCTCTTAACTTCTTCAAGTTCTGGAGAAACAACaccccaacaacaacaacaacctcaaaCATCACTGTTCCTCATCTTGTGGTCGAAACCGACACTGAATCAGACGAAGACGACTCCTTCTTTGATTTAGAACTCACCATCAACGACGACCCACCACTCAAAACAACAAACATTACGACCTACGAAACCGCTGTTAATGTTGTTCCACATAAAACAAAGGTTCCTCTGTCTTCAAACGAACCCATTTCCAAAAGAAAAGTGCTTCCGATTGAGCCAATAACAAAACCTCAATCACCCATTTCGCTTCTGAAATCAGCACCGAGTTTCAGAATCTTTACATTCAGAAAACAAAGAACGGCTTCTGAAAAAACAGAACATGAAGAGACTCAGAAGAAACAAGCCAAAGTCTTTGCTGTGAAAGTTAACATGGAGGATTTGCATTCTACTCCATCTCTTAGCAGAGACAACAGCACGAGAAGCTTTGCGAGCAAAGCTCGGAGTCAAGGAACAGATGAACCCAAAACAGAACGTGTTTCGAAAGAGATTTTGCTGAGATATTTGAAGTTGATTAAGCCTTTGTATGTTAAGGTTTCGAAGCGGTACAGTGAGAAGGTGAAATTTCCCGGCGATCGGGTGACTGTGATGGGTTCTCCGTCGTCTTCACCGGTTGTTCAGAAACAGGGGAATTTTCCGGCGGGGATGAGGGTGGTTTCTAAGCATTTTGGTAAGAGTAGGTCGTCGGGTACGGTTGTCGGAGTTGGTTCTCCGGCGAAGAGGAGTGATGATACGCTGCTGCAGCAACATGATGGAATCCAAAGTGCTATTCTTCACTGCAAAAAATCGTTTAACTCCAGAG atTGTTCAATGGGTGTTGCTGAGGATAAATCAATGTGTTCAACGAGATCTTCTTTTGAAGATGAAGTGTGA